A genomic region of Mycolicibacterium poriferae contains the following coding sequences:
- a CDS encoding Calx-beta domain-containing protein — MATADPSDESSTSGAGPDNATTGPAKTGAAAEASTDPDDSNSDTDPAGAGDAALDDAEQDEVDAADAIADELDEMTEEEAVESEAVTAEEEEGVLAGGAADTAGSDDDVADPDGAPVDVGTEGQVSPGVDLDSPVGDVESDGAAAVPTADTAGSGYGSQPAEQGPAESEVDTQTASELQPEPDLTDAAAGGDGDQPATAARSTVTALRQQAAPEATTVVDTLDASVDPAPQSVTTGLAGLVSKFLGLLGIGPSAGDTGVPLPSFEFVTAVFGAIRREMDRLFSNDGPSAAPVLTGQAGAGVLTGSLGATDPEGDPLRYSVVQAPGLGAVTVDADGDFVYTAGPDLAAAGGTDTFVVRVRDTGFRLLSAGPRTTEVPVTVTVAAAEADSGESSAAAAPTAMLLAAAQATSTGSGSVYQVSASGPDIVGFDPAKDKLDLGDVSVHNFIVVDTAEGVGFRNPWSGETAIIQGVSLGQLTVDSFTPIINDHLRQDLSGALAWEHGVTAAPGTVYARSHEVGQIDRVAFDAATDVVDFRYYGTREQLYMTDTPEGVVISNAGTGQALILQGVTTAQLTATNFIFHNAQVREDRLHLQLGIGTVPNSQVLPQAVPIAGTDNWPTAAGNGAPPSGQTGTTTTIAWQYGTHTTLEFDPAADTLDFGWFKAHEFTVDEVSGSTRIAIVNNNQSYTLTGVGLGELEMSNIVALDDTARAKWQTLISHAAPPVSRPTVSVGDASAAEGDSDSTTLTFTVTLSEPAGEPVTVSYSTANGTATAAGADYTPTVGTLTFAAGETVKTVNVAVTGDTMVELDEQFTLNLSAPVNAVIGDGVGVATIVNDDVDTAPSTPPAVSIADLTVAEGDGEHSHFMFTVTLDKASDETVTVQYSTSDGTAIAGVDYTATTGTVTFAPGVTTQLVHVDVIGDAAAESNETFTVTLSSPVGATLADGSAIGTITDDDTVTTVPGLNSGNPGDELWGEAFYAPYVDMGLWPVPDLVAIAQGRGASLVTLGFLQATPDGKLAWAGLSALAPDSDFEQAQAINSSIAALQAAGGDVMISLGGASGTSLAQWYATRGLSARSLADAYVAVAQTYSLNRIDFDIEGAAVADAASIALRSQALALMQQDLPDLEVWYTLPVLPTGLTSDGLNVVRSAVSAGVELDGVNVMAMDYGESAAPTSGPNAKTMGAYAIQAAESTYAQLAALYGEFGQSFGWNQVGVTPMIGVNDVTTEVFTVADAQALEDFARAKGLGMLSMWSVARDTPGSLGQASPTASGLDLPAGSFSAVFNDYGTANDVGDTLPTLSISDAAVVEGDGGQTHVMFTVTLSAASDEAVSVGYVTSNGTATAGVDYTAGSGVVSFAPGVTSQMVHVMVAGDVAVEGDETFTVSLSNPSGATIADGSAVGTITNDDVAPTPTPGASSVTYVVSDDWGSGFVAGVKVTAGSAFDVWTVEFDTPAAISNIWNAEIVSHVGQHYVVRNASWNAKVAAGQSVEFGFQAAPGGGSSAVTGFVVNGSSTGGPAPVVPKVSVADASVVEGDSGTTQLTFTVTLDTASDEAVSVGYVTSNGTATAGVDYTAGNGTITFAPGVLSQQISVTVAGDVAVEGDETFTVSLSNPSGATIADGSAVGTITNDDVAPTPTPGASSVTYVVSDDWGSGFVAGVKVTAGSAFDGWTVEFDTPAAISNIWNAEIVSHVGQHYVVRNASWNAKVAAGQSVEFGFQAAPGGGSSAVTGFVVNGSSTGGPAPVVPKVSVADASVVEGDSGTTQLTFTVTLDTASDEVVSVGYVTSNGTATAGVDYTAGNGTITFAPGVLSQQISVTVTGDGTAETDETFTLTLSSPSGVTVADGSATGTIVNDDVINPANLMLSISDASVVEGAPGSGVAPGWFSTSGNQIVDSAGNPVQIAGINWFGMESDIFTPHGLWTRNYQDMMDQMVALEFNTIRLPYSSEMLHTTKMPSGIDFYRNPELAGLTPIEIMDEVIRYAGEVGLRVILDHHRSSAGAGATANGLWYEGQYTEAQWIADWQMLAARYAGDPTVIGADLHNEPHNGTWGGGGATDWAAAAERAGNAILAVNDNWLIFVEGVATYEGQHYWWGGNLMGVADRPIVLDVADRVVYSPHDYPNSVYAQPWFQGADFGDALPDKFEQMWGYIYEQNIAPIYLGEFGTRLSDPKDVVWYEAITSYLSGDFDNDGTIDIAAGTQDMSWTFWSWNPNSTDTGGILADDWNTVNENKLVYLEALQFDFDEDTSGVLANFVVTLAQPSNQTVTVQYATSNGTATGGDDYVATTGTLTFAPGETSKTISVVVLGDTVAEGSESFLVTLSSPTGATVGDGTGTGTITDATVV; from the coding sequence GTGGCGACTGCGGACCCCTCCGACGAGAGCAGCACCAGTGGAGCCGGGCCCGACAACGCCACCACCGGGCCCGCGAAGACCGGAGCGGCCGCGGAGGCCTCGACAGATCCCGACGACTCGAACTCGGACACCGATCCGGCAGGTGCGGGCGACGCCGCCCTCGATGACGCCGAACAGGACGAGGTCGATGCCGCGGACGCCATCGCCGACGAACTGGATGAGATGACGGAAGAGGAGGCCGTGGAGTCCGAGGCCGTCACTGCCGAGGAGGAAGAGGGCGTTCTTGCCGGCGGGGCTGCCGACACGGCAGGCTCCGATGACGACGTCGCCGACCCGGACGGCGCCCCCGTCGACGTCGGGACCGAAGGCCAGGTGAGCCCCGGTGTCGATCTGGATTCCCCGGTCGGTGATGTCGAGTCGGACGGCGCCGCCGCCGTTCCCACCGCCGACACCGCTGGCTCCGGGTACGGCTCGCAACCGGCCGAGCAGGGGCCCGCCGAGTCCGAGGTGGATACGCAGACCGCGTCTGAGCTGCAGCCGGAGCCTGACCTGACCGACGCCGCTGCCGGCGGCGACGGCGATCAGCCGGCGACAGCCGCCCGGTCCACCGTCACGGCGCTGCGGCAGCAGGCGGCACCTGAGGCCACCACTGTCGTCGACACGCTCGACGCGTCGGTCGACCCTGCGCCGCAGTCGGTGACCACGGGCCTGGCCGGGTTGGTGTCGAAGTTCCTGGGACTGCTCGGGATCGGGCCCTCGGCCGGCGACACCGGCGTGCCGCTGCCGTCCTTCGAGTTCGTCACCGCGGTGTTCGGGGCCATCCGCCGGGAGATGGACCGACTGTTCTCCAACGACGGGCCCAGCGCCGCGCCGGTGCTCACCGGGCAGGCAGGCGCCGGAGTGCTCACCGGGTCGCTGGGTGCCACGGATCCCGAGGGCGACCCGCTGCGCTACAGCGTGGTGCAGGCGCCCGGTCTGGGTGCGGTGACGGTCGACGCGGACGGTGACTTCGTCTACACCGCCGGCCCGGATCTCGCCGCCGCCGGCGGCACCGACACCTTCGTCGTCCGGGTCCGCGACACCGGGTTCCGGCTGCTGTCCGCGGGCCCGCGCACCACCGAGGTCCCGGTGACCGTGACCGTTGCCGCCGCCGAGGCCGACAGCGGTGAGTCCTCGGCGGCCGCCGCGCCGACCGCCATGCTGCTGGCCGCGGCGCAGGCCACCTCCACCGGCAGCGGCTCGGTGTATCAGGTCAGTGCGTCAGGTCCGGACATCGTCGGCTTCGACCCGGCCAAGGACAAACTCGACCTCGGTGACGTGTCCGTGCACAACTTCATCGTCGTCGACACCGCCGAGGGCGTCGGCTTCCGCAACCCGTGGTCAGGTGAGACGGCGATCATCCAGGGCGTGTCGCTGGGTCAGCTCACCGTCGACAGCTTCACCCCCATCATCAACGACCATCTGCGCCAGGATCTGTCGGGTGCACTGGCGTGGGAACACGGCGTCACCGCGGCGCCCGGCACCGTGTATGCGCGGTCCCACGAAGTCGGCCAGATCGACCGCGTCGCGTTCGACGCCGCCACCGACGTCGTCGACTTCCGCTACTACGGCACCCGCGAACAGCTCTACATGACCGACACCCCCGAAGGCGTCGTCATCTCGAACGCGGGGACGGGTCAGGCCCTGATCCTGCAGGGCGTCACCACCGCCCAGCTCACCGCCACGAACTTCATCTTCCACAACGCCCAGGTCCGCGAGGACCGGTTGCACCTGCAGCTCGGAATCGGCACCGTGCCCAACTCCCAAGTTCTCCCCCAGGCGGTGCCGATCGCCGGCACCGACAACTGGCCGACGGCCGCCGGGAACGGTGCACCCCCGAGCGGGCAGACCGGCACCACCACGACGATCGCGTGGCAGTACGGCACCCACACCACGCTCGAGTTCGACCCTGCCGCCGACACGCTGGACTTCGGCTGGTTCAAAGCCCACGAGTTCACCGTTGACGAGGTCAGTGGCTCGACCCGCATCGCCATCGTCAACAACAACCAGTCGTACACGTTGACCGGCGTCGGCCTTGGCGAGCTCGAGATGAGCAACATCGTGGCCCTCGACGACACTGCCCGCGCCAAGTGGCAGACGCTGATCTCCCACGCGGCGCCGCCGGTTTCGAGGCCGACCGTCTCCGTCGGTGACGCCAGTGCCGCCGAAGGCGACTCGGATTCCACGACGCTCACCTTCACGGTGACCCTGTCCGAGCCGGCCGGTGAGCCGGTCACGGTCAGCTACTCGACAGCCAACGGCACCGCCACCGCGGCGGGCGCTGACTACACGCCTACGGTCGGCACCCTGACCTTCGCCGCCGGTGAGACCGTCAAGACGGTGAACGTCGCGGTCACCGGTGACACCATGGTCGAGCTCGACGAGCAATTCACTTTGAACCTCTCGGCGCCGGTCAACGCTGTCATCGGTGACGGCGTCGGCGTCGCGACCATCGTCAACGACGACGTCGACACCGCCCCGTCGACTCCACCGGCGGTGTCCATCGCCGACCTCACCGTCGCCGAGGGCGACGGTGAGCACAGCCACTTCATGTTCACGGTGACCCTGGACAAGGCGTCCGACGAGACCGTGACCGTGCAGTACTCGACGTCCGACGGCACGGCCATTGCCGGTGTGGACTACACCGCCACCACGGGCACCGTCACGTTCGCGCCGGGCGTCACGACACAACTCGTGCATGTCGACGTCATCGGTGATGCCGCCGCAGAGTCGAACGAAACGTTCACGGTCACACTGTCGAGCCCGGTCGGCGCGACGCTGGCCGACGGTAGCGCGATCGGCACCATCACCGACGACGACACCGTCACCACCGTTCCCGGACTCAACTCCGGCAACCCGGGCGACGAACTGTGGGGAGAGGCGTTCTACGCCCCCTACGTCGACATGGGTCTGTGGCCCGTTCCCGACCTCGTCGCGATTGCCCAGGGCCGCGGCGCCTCGTTGGTGACGCTCGGCTTCCTGCAGGCCACCCCCGACGGCAAGCTGGCCTGGGCCGGTCTGTCTGCGTTGGCGCCCGATTCGGACTTCGAACAGGCCCAGGCCATCAACAGTTCCATCGCGGCGCTGCAGGCGGCCGGTGGTGACGTGATGATCTCACTCGGTGGAGCCTCCGGCACCAGCCTGGCCCAGTGGTACGCCACCCGCGGGCTCAGCGCCCGTTCCCTGGCCGACGCCTACGTCGCTGTCGCACAGACGTATTCACTGAATCGTATCGACTTCGACATCGAGGGGGCCGCCGTCGCAGACGCCGCCTCGATCGCGTTGCGCAGTCAGGCGTTGGCCTTGATGCAGCAGGATCTGCCGGACCTCGAGGTGTGGTACACGCTGCCGGTCCTGCCCACGGGCCTGACCTCCGACGGCCTGAACGTGGTCCGCTCGGCGGTCAGCGCGGGCGTCGAACTCGACGGCGTCAACGTGATGGCGATGGACTACGGCGAGTCCGCCGCGCCGACCAGCGGCCCGAACGCCAAGACCATGGGCGCCTACGCGATCCAGGCTGCCGAGTCCACCTACGCCCAATTGGCAGCGCTCTACGGTGAATTCGGTCAGTCCTTCGGCTGGAATCAGGTCGGGGTGACGCCGATGATCGGGGTCAACGACGTCACCACCGAGGTCTTCACCGTCGCCGACGCCCAGGCGCTCGAGGACTTCGCCCGCGCCAAGGGTCTCGGGATGCTGTCGATGTGGTCGGTGGCCCGCGACACCCCCGGCAGTCTCGGGCAGGCCTCGCCCACCGCATCGGGCCTCGACCTGCCCGCCGGCAGCTTCAGCGCGGTCTTCAACGACTACGGCACCGCCAACGACGTCGGTGACACGCTGCCCACGCTGTCCATCTCCGATGCCGCCGTCGTCGAGGGCGACGGCGGGCAGACCCACGTGATGTTCACCGTGACGTTGAGCGCGGCCTCGGATGAGGCGGTGTCGGTGGGGTATGTGACGTCGAACGGGACCGCCACCGCGGGGGTGGACTACACGGCGGGATCCGGGGTGGTGTCGTTCGCGCCGGGGGTGACCTCGCAGATGGTGCATGTGATGGTCGCCGGGGATGTTGCGGTGGAGGGTGACGAGACGTTCACGGTGAGTTTGTCGAATCCGTCGGGGGCGACGATCGCTGATGGTTCGGCGGTGGGCACGATCACCAATGACGATGTGGCGCCGACTCCGACGCCGGGTGCGTCGTCGGTGACGTATGTGGTCTCCGATGATTGGGGTTCGGGGTTTGTCGCCGGGGTGAAGGTGACTGCGGGTTCGGCCTTTGACGTCTGGACGGTGGAGTTCGATACGCCGGCTGCGATCAGCAATATCTGGAACGCCGAGATCGTCAGTCATGTCGGTCAGCACTATGTGGTGCGTAATGCGTCGTGGAACGCCAAGGTGGCTGCGGGGCAGAGTGTGGAGTTCGGTTTCCAGGCGGCGCCGGGTGGTGGGTCGTCGGCGGTGACGGGATTCGTGGTCAACGGGTCGTCGACCGGTGGGCCCGCGCCGGTGGTGCCGAAGGTGTCGGTGGCTGATGCCTCGGTTGTCGAAGGTGACAGTGGCACCACGCAGCTGACGTTCACGGTGACGTTGGATACGGCCTCGGATGAGGCGGTGTCGGTGGGGTATGTGACGTCGAACGGGACCGCGACCGCGGGGGTGGATTACACCGCCGGTAACGGCACCATCACCTTCGCCCCCGGGGTGCTGTCCCAACAGATCAGCGTCACCGTCGCCGGGGATGTTGCGGTGGAGGGTGACGAGACGTTCACGGTGAGTTTGTCGAATCCGTCGGGGGCGACGATCGCTGATGGTTCGGCGGTGGGCACGATCACCAATGACGATGTGGCGCCGACTCCGACGCCGGGTGCGTCGTCGGTGACGTATGTGGTCTCCGATGATTGGGGTTCGGGGTTTGTCGCCGGGGTGAAGGTGACTGCGGGTTCGGCCTTTGACGGCTGGACGGTGGAGTTCGATACGCCGGCTGCGATCAGCAATATCTGGAACGCCGAGATCGTCAGTCATGTCGGTCAGCACTATGTGGTGCGTAATGCGTCGTGGAACGCCAAGGTGGCTGCGGGGCAGAGTGTGGAGTTCGGTTTCCAGGCGGCGCCGGGTGGTGGGTCGTCGGCGGTGACGGGGTTCGTGGTCAACGGGTCGTCGACCGGTGGGCCCGCGCCGGTGGTGCCGAAGGTGTCGGTGGCTGATGCCTCGGTTGTCGAAGGTGACAGTGGCACCACGCAGTTGACGTTCACGGTGACGTTGGATACGGCCTCGGATGAGGTGGTGTCGGTGGGGTATGTGACGTCGAACGGGACCGCGACCGCGGGGGTGGATTACACCGCCGGTAACGGCACCATCACCTTCGCGCCCGGGGTGCTGTCCCAACAGATCAGCGTCACCGTCACCGGGGACGGGACCGCCGAAACCGATGAGACGTTCACGCTGACCCTGTCCAGCCCGTCCGGGGTGACGGTCGCCGACGGTTCCGCGACCGGGACCATCGTCAACGATGACGTGATCAACCCGGCGAACCTGATGCTGAGCATCTCCGACGCGTCGGTGGTCGAAGGCGCGCCGGGCAGCGGCGTCGCCCCCGGCTGGTTCAGCACGTCGGGCAACCAGATCGTCGACTCAGCAGGCAATCCCGTGCAGATCGCCGGTATCAACTGGTTCGGCATGGAGAGCGACATCTTCACCCCGCACGGGCTGTGGACCCGCAACTACCAGGACATGATGGATCAGATGGTGGCCTTGGAGTTCAACACCATCCGGCTGCCCTACTCCAGTGAGATGCTGCACACCACCAAGATGCCGTCCGGCATCGACTTCTACCGCAACCCCGAACTGGCCGGGCTGACCCCGATCGAGATCATGGATGAGGTCATCCGCTATGCCGGCGAGGTCGGGCTGCGGGTGATCCTCGACCACCACCGCAGCAGCGCCGGGGCCGGCGCCACCGCCAACGGGCTGTGGTACGAGGGCCAGTACACGGAGGCGCAGTGGATCGCGGATTGGCAGATGCTGGCCGCGCGCTACGCCGGCGACCCCACCGTGATCGGAGCCGACCTGCACAACGAACCGCACAACGGGACATGGGGCGGTGGGGGAGCGACCGACTGGGCGGCGGCCGCCGAGCGTGCCGGCAATGCGATTCTGGCGGTCAACGACAACTGGCTGATCTTCGTCGAGGGCGTGGCCACCTACGAGGGACAGCACTATTGGTGGGGCGGCAACCTGATGGGGGTGGCCGACCGGCCCATCGTGCTCGACGTGGCCGACCGGGTCGTGTATTCGCCGCACGACTATCCGAACTCGGTCTATGCCCAACCCTGGTTCCAGGGCGCCGATTTCGGGGACGCGCTGCCCGACAAGTTCGAGCAGATGTGGGGCTACATCTACGAGCAGAACATCGCCCCGATCTATCTCGGCGAGTTCGGCACGCGGCTCAGCGATCCCAAGGACGTCGTCTGGTACGAGGCGATCACGTCGTACCTGTCGGGTGACTTCGACAACGACGGCACCATCGACATCGCCGCCGGCACCCAGGACATGTCCTGGACGTTCTGGTCGTGGAACCCCAACTCGACCGACACCGGCGGCATCCTGGCCGACGACTGGAACACCGTGAACGAGAACAAGCTGGTCTACCTCGAGGCCTTGCAGTTCGACTTCGACGAGGACACCTCCGGTGTGCTGGCCAACTTCGTGGTGACCCTCGCCCAACCGTCGAATCAGACGGTGACGGTGCAGTACGCGACGTCCAACGGAACCGCCACCGGCGGTGACGATTACGTGGCAACCACCGGCACGCTGACGTTCGCACCCGGGGAGACCAGCAAGACCATCAGCGTGGTGGTGCTCGGCGACACCGTTGCCGAGGGCAGCGAGAGCTTCCTGGTCACGCTGTCCAGCCCGACCGGCGCCACCGTCGGTGACGGCACCGGCACCGGCACGATCACCGACGCGACCGTCGTCTAG
- a CDS encoding CBS domain-containing protein, producing MTRIPLVGSAPVSTLTGDSVARVSADASIADVARALVSRDVGMVVVGDEQRPAAVLSERDVVRVVAAGSDPTTVRAGDVASTRLVWASAEDTVDEVANRMMEHYIRHILVEQDGSLVGVVSARDLLGPYSSEAAEG from the coding sequence ATGACACGTATACCGCTGGTTGGCTCCGCCCCGGTCTCGACTCTCACCGGCGATTCGGTGGCACGGGTGTCCGCCGACGCCTCCATCGCCGACGTGGCCCGTGCGCTGGTCTCCCGTGACGTCGGCATGGTCGTGGTCGGAGACGAGCAACGCCCCGCCGCTGTCCTCAGTGAGCGTGACGTCGTCCGCGTGGTGGCCGCCGGCAGCGATCCGACCACCGTGAGGGCCGGTGATGTCGCCAGTACCAGGCTGGTCTGGGCGAGCGCCGAGGACACCGTCGACGAGGTCGCGAACCGCATGATGGAGCACTACATCCGCCACATCCTGGTCGAACAGGACGGGTCCCTGGTCGGGGTGGTATCCGCGCGGGATCTGCTGGGCCCCTACAGTTCTGAGGCTGCTGAGGGCTGA
- a CDS encoding type 1 glutamine amidotransferase: MTRTVLFLRNDPLATEALLAEAFGEFGYDVDTFDVVTADRAHDPAGEVVFPDPRGYDVIVPLGARWPVYDPALRASWVGTEVQLVRDAAAAGIALLGVCFGGQLLAQAFGGTVERSTRPEIGWFDTASARPDIVPGGAWFQWHFDRWTLPPGAVELARTPDASQAFTLGRALALQFHPEVDVALLENWITGDDVGELAALGLNADDLRTRTTELADDVAPRIRTLVAGFLTHVAGQSRPS; this comes from the coding sequence GTGACTCGCACGGTTCTGTTTCTGCGCAACGACCCCCTGGCGACCGAGGCGTTGCTCGCCGAGGCGTTCGGCGAGTTCGGCTACGACGTCGACACCTTCGACGTGGTCACCGCCGACCGCGCCCACGACCCTGCCGGCGAGGTGGTCTTTCCCGACCCGCGCGGCTACGACGTCATAGTCCCGCTGGGTGCCCGCTGGCCGGTGTACGACCCGGCGTTGCGGGCGAGCTGGGTGGGCACCGAAGTGCAGCTGGTGCGTGACGCCGCGGCGGCCGGGATCGCGCTGTTGGGCGTGTGTTTCGGTGGTCAGCTGCTGGCCCAGGCCTTCGGCGGCACCGTCGAGCGTTCGACGCGCCCGGAGATCGGCTGGTTCGACACCGCCAGCGCCCGGCCGGACATCGTGCCGGGTGGCGCGTGGTTCCAATGGCATTTCGATCGGTGGACCCTTCCGCCTGGGGCCGTCGAGCTGGCCAGGACCCCGGATGCGTCGCAGGCCTTCACCCTGGGCCGAGCTCTGGCGTTGCAGTTCCATCCGGAGGTCGATGTCGCGCTGCTGGAGAACTGGATCACCGGCGACGACGTCGGAGAGCTGGCCGCGCTGGGCCTGAATGCCGACGACTTGCGCACCCGCACAACAGAATTGGCTGACGATGTCGCACCCCGGATCAGGACGCTGGTAGCGGGCTTCCTGACCCACGTCGCAGGTCAGTCCCGGCCGAGCTGA
- a CDS encoding TIGR01777 family oxidoreductase: MGIEHESHLDHPVDTVWDWHARPGAMPRLVPPWQPMTVVREAESLADGVAVLGLPGGLRWVARHDPSAYVPRSRFVDELSAQGPASWPARLVGSWRHTHTFADVGGRTRMHDRVETIVPEAALRSTFVYRHRQLADDLASHRDAADAGLGPSVIAMTGSSGLVGSALSAFLTTGGHRVIRLVRRAAQGDDERTWDPQNPDPDLLSGVDAVIHLAGASIAGRFTEAHRAAIRDSRIEPTRKLAVAATAAPDGPRVFISASAVGVYGYDRGDTPLTEDSSHGGGFLADVVTDWEAATAPAVDAGLRVVTVRTGIVQAAAGGTLRLLRPLFAAGLGGRLASGRQWLAWVGLDDVLDVYHRALYDERLTGAVNAVGPEPVRNSEYTAALASVLHRPAVLPVPALGPRVLLGEQGARELAEASQRVLPAKLTALGHRFRHPDVGDALAHQLGRD; this comes from the coding sequence ATGGGCATCGAACACGAGAGCCACCTCGATCATCCCGTCGACACCGTGTGGGACTGGCATGCCCGGCCCGGCGCGATGCCCCGGCTGGTTCCGCCGTGGCAGCCCATGACGGTGGTGCGGGAGGCCGAGTCGCTCGCCGACGGAGTCGCGGTGCTGGGGCTGCCCGGCGGGCTGCGCTGGGTGGCCCGCCATGATCCGTCGGCTTACGTGCCCCGCAGTCGTTTCGTCGACGAGTTGTCCGCGCAGGGGCCGGCGTCCTGGCCGGCTCGGCTGGTCGGAAGCTGGCGGCACACCCACACGTTCGCTGATGTGGGTGGACGGACCCGAATGCACGACAGGGTCGAGACCATCGTGCCGGAAGCGGCGCTGCGCTCGACGTTCGTCTACCGCCACCGTCAGCTCGCCGACGACCTGGCCTCGCACCGCGACGCCGCCGACGCGGGTCTGGGGCCCTCGGTCATCGCGATGACCGGCTCGTCGGGTCTGGTCGGCAGTGCGCTCTCGGCGTTCCTCACCACCGGTGGGCACCGTGTCATCAGGTTGGTGCGCCGTGCGGCGCAGGGTGACGACGAGCGCACCTGGGATCCGCAGAATCCGGACCCCGATCTACTCAGCGGCGTCGATGCCGTCATCCACCTGGCCGGTGCCTCGATCGCCGGCCGCTTCACCGAAGCTCACCGCGCCGCCATCCGGGACAGCCGCATCGAGCCGACCCGCAAGCTGGCGGTCGCGGCGACGGCCGCGCCGGACGGGCCCCGGGTGTTCATCAGTGCCTCGGCAGTCGGCGTGTACGGCTACGACCGCGGGGACACCCCGCTGACGGAGGACAGCTCACACGGCGGCGGGTTCCTCGCCGACGTCGTCACCGACTGGGAGGCTGCGACGGCGCCTGCGGTCGACGCCGGGCTGAGGGTGGTGACGGTGCGAACCGGCATCGTGCAAGCCGCGGCGGGCGGAACGCTGCGGCTGCTGCGGCCGTTGTTCGCCGCGGGCCTCGGCGGTCGGCTGGCTTCCGGGCGGCAGTGGCTGGCCTGGGTGGGTCTGGACGACGTGCTCGACGTCTATCACCGCGCCCTCTATGACGAGCGGCTGACCGGGGCGGTCAACGCGGTGGGACCCGAACCGGTGCGCAACTCCGAGTACACCGCCGCCCTGGCCTCGGTGCTGCACCGGCCCGCGGTGTTGCCGGTGCCTGCGCTGGGCCCCCGTGTACTGCTTGGCGAACAGGGCGCCCGCGAGCTGGCCGAGGCCAGCCAGCGGGTGCTACCGGCGAAGCTCACCGCGCTCGGACACCGCTTCCGCCACCCAGACGTGGGTGACGCGCTGGCCCATCAGCTCGGCCGGGACTGA
- a CDS encoding phosphoribosyltransferase, translating into MTEIPRIPRTFRDRREAGQILARDLERYRGRQDLQVLGLARGGVPIGWEVAAHLQAPLDVCLVRKLGVPQHPELAMGAVATGGGVVLNEGLVRSLGIGPDQVREAIERETAELHRREQAYRGGRPPLDLTGRTVILVDDGIATGASMVAAARSVRQAGAAQVVVAVPVGPASVWREFRDEADDVVCSTTPADFHAVGQVFADFHQVGDDEVRAALASPTVSAPQ; encoded by the coding sequence ATGACTGAGATACCGCGGATACCGCGAACATTTCGAGACCGCCGCGAGGCAGGTCAGATCCTCGCGCGGGATCTGGAGCGCTACCGGGGTCGGCAGGACCTGCAGGTACTGGGTCTGGCCCGCGGCGGGGTTCCCATCGGTTGGGAGGTCGCGGCTCACCTGCAGGCGCCGCTGGACGTCTGCCTGGTGCGCAAGCTGGGGGTACCGCAGCACCCCGAACTGGCCATGGGCGCTGTCGCCACGGGCGGCGGGGTGGTGCTCAACGAAGGCCTGGTGCGCAGTCTGGGCATCGGGCCGGATCAGGTCCGGGAGGCCATCGAGCGGGAGACCGCCGAACTGCACCGGCGCGAGCAGGCCTACCGGGGTGGCCGACCTCCGCTGGACCTGACGGGCCGCACGGTGATCCTCGTCGACGACGGTATCGCGACCGGAGCCAGCATGGTCGCCGCCGCGCGCTCGGTGCGGCAGGCCGGCGCAGCACAGGTCGTGGTCGCGGTGCCGGTGGGCCCGGCCTCGGTGTGGCGCGAGTTTCGCGACGAGGCCGACGACGTGGTCTGCTCGACCACACCCGCCGACTTCCACGCGGTGGGTCAGGTGTTCGCCGACTTCCACCAGGTCGGCGACGACGAAGTCCGGGCCGCGCTGGCCAGCCCGACCGTCTCGGCGCCGCAGTGA
- a CDS encoding DUF308 domain-containing protein — protein MLIVALVLAVIGLAALVTAVVTSNELIAWVCIAASVIGVVLLIVDALRDRSRAGADEESDAEATDDTDMAETTSDVEDYPDEPPIADYQDDAVPAEDESDTVAAEPSSTEGDNGDTARN, from the coding sequence GTGCTGATCGTCGCGCTGGTACTCGCCGTGATCGGTCTCGCGGCGCTGGTCACTGCTGTGGTGACCAGCAACGAGCTGATCGCCTGGGTGTGTATCGCCGCCAGTGTCATCGGCGTCGTGCTACTCATCGTCGACGCGCTGCGGGACCGCTCCCGGGCCGGCGCCGACGAGGAATCCGACGCCGAGGCGACCGACGACACCGACATGGCCGAGACCACGTCTGATGTCGAGGATTATCCCGACGAACCGCCGATCGCCGACTACCAGGACGACGCCGTACCGGCGGAGGACGAGTCCGACACCGTGGCGGCCGAGCCCAGTTCGACCGAGGGCGACAACGGGGACACCGCCCGGAACTGA